The following are encoded together in the Cicer arietinum cultivar CDC Frontier isolate Library 1 chromosome 2, Cicar.CDCFrontier_v2.0, whole genome shotgun sequence genome:
- the LOC101508507 gene encoding uncharacterized protein isoform X3: MSSQAVQLHIKDNHVVMDNGVVQVYLSNPGGFVTRIQYNGIDNLLEALNEKNNRGYWDVVWSEAGSTGTTGTFERIVGTSFNVIVETEEQVEVSFTRIWDSSLKGKQSPLNIDKRYVMLCNSSGFYSYAIFEHLKEWPAFNIPQIRIVYKLRKDKFHYMAVGDNRQRLMPLPDDRLPGRGEELVPPEAVLLVNPVEPQFKGEVDDKYQYSCENKDLKVHGWISQESETNPAMGFWVIIPSNEFRSGGLVKQNLTSHVGPISLAMFLSAHYAGEDIVLKLQPNEPWKKVFGPTFVYLNTLLDHEDPLDLWEDAKYKMYEEVQSWPYDFPASHDFQKSSQRGSVCGTLLVRDRYISDEYIIAQDAYIGLAPPGDAGSWQIECKGYQFWTRANEEGYFSIKNIQSGDYNLYAWVPGFIGEYWNNVVLKITSGCEINVGDIIYEPPRDGPTLWEIGIPDRSAAEFYVPDPNPKYINKLYIDHPDKFRQYGLWERYAELYPNEDLIYTIGVSEYRKDWFYAQVTRKKNDGSYQGTTWQIKFNLHDVDASGIYKLRLALANANVSELQVRVNDLKQLDPPLFTTGVIGKDNAIARHGIHGLYWLFNIDVPSLLLSKGDNTIFLTQNMAIGPLALFQGIMYDYIRLEGPGPFSSH; the protein is encoded by the exons ATGTCCTCACAAGCAGTGCAGTTGCATATCAAGGATAATCAT GTGGTTATGGACAATGGTGTAGTACAAGTGTATTTATCTAATCCGGGTGGATTTGTGACTAGAATACAATATAATGGCATTGATAATCTGCTTGAAGCTCTTAACGAAAAGAATAATAGAGG gTATTGGGATGTCGTTTGGAGTGAAGCAGGAAGTACCGGAACAACTGGGACATTTGAGCG GATCGTAGGAACAAGTTTTAATGTTATAGTGGAAACAGAAGAACAAGTGGAAGTATCATTTACAAGAATATGGGATTCATCTCTAAAGGGAAAGCAATCACCTCTAAATATAGACAAAAG GTATGTGATGCTTTGTAATTCCTCAGGCTTCTACTCATATGCTATCTTTGAACACCTAAAGGAGTGGCCTGCTTTCAACATACCTCAAATTAGGATTGTTTATAAACTTCGAAAAGACAA GTTTCATTACATGGCAGTAGGGGATAATAGACAAAGGCTAATGCCTCTCCCTGATGATCGATTACCTGGAAGAGGAGAAGAACTTGTTCCCCCAGAAGCTGTTTTGCTTGTAAATCCTGTGGAGCCTCAGTTCAAAGGAGAG GTGGATGACAAATATCAATACTCATGTGAGAACAAAGATCTTAAGGTTCATGGATGGATAAGTCAAGAATCTGAAACCAATCCAGCCATGGGGTTTTGGGTAATCATACCCAGCAATGAGTTTCGATCAGGTGGCCTTGTTAAACAGAATCTTACCTCTCATGTGGGCCCCATCAGCCTTGCA ATGTTTCTTAGTGCTCATTACGCAGGAGAGGATATAGTTCTTAAACTCCAGCCCAATGAGCCATGGAAAAAAGTTTTTGGGCCAACTTTTGTTTATCTTAATACCTTGTTGGATCATGAAGACCCACTAGACCTTTGGGAGGATGCCAAATATAAG ATGTACGAGGAAGTTCAAAGTTGGCCCTATGATTTTCCAGCTTCACATGATTTTCAAAAGTCTAGCCAACGGGGTAGCGTTTGTGGTACATTACTAGTTCGTGACAG GTATATAAGTGACGAGTACATAATAGCACAAGATGCATACATAGGATTGGCACCACCAGGAGATGCTGGATCTTGGCAAATAGAATGCAAG GGATACCAATTTTGGACTAGAGCAAATGAGGAAGGCTACTTTTCAATCAAGAATATACAAAGTGGGGATTACAATCTATATGCATGGGTTCCTGGTTTCATTGGAGAATATTGGAACAATGTTGTCCTCAAAATAACCTCAG GTTGTGAAATAAATGTTGGTGACATAATTTATGAGCCCCCAAGAGATGGTCCAACATTATGGGAGATTGGTATTCCTGATCGTTCAGCTGCTGAATTTTATGTTCCTGATCctaatccaaaatacataaacaaGCTATATATAGATCATCCAGACAA GTTTAGACAGTATGGTTTGTGGGAAAGATATGCAGAGCTATATCCAAATGAAGATTTGATTTACACTATTGGTGTTAGTGAGTATAGAAAAGATTGGTTCTATGCACAAGTCACCAG GAAGAAAAATGATGGCAGTTACCAAGGAACTACATGGCAAATTAAGTTCAACTTGCATGATGTGGATGCAAGTGGAATTTATAAATTACGATTGGCTCTTGCAAATGCAAATGTCTCTGAGTTACAG GTAAGAGTGAATGATCTAAAACAATTAGATCCTCCACTATTTACTACTGGGGTGATTGGGAAGGACAATGCAATTGCTAGACATGGAATTCATGGACTCTATTGGCTATTCAACATTGATGTGCCAAGTCTTCTTCTATCCAAAGGTGATAATACTATATTTCTAACACAAAATATGGCTATTGGCCCTTTGGCCCTCTTCCAAGGAATAATGTATGATTATATTCGTTTAGAAGGCCCTGGCCCTTTTTCTTCCcattaa
- the LOC101508507 gene encoding uncharacterized protein isoform X2: MSSQAVQLHIKDNHVVMDNGVVQVYLSNPGGFVTRIQYNGIDNLLEALNEKNNRGYWDVVWSEAGSTGTTGTFERIVGTSFNVIVETEEQVEVSFTRIWDSSLKGKQSPLNIDKRYVMLCNSSGFYSYAIFEHLKEWPAFNIPQIRIVYKLRKDKFHYMAVGDNRQRLMPLPDDRLPGRGEELVPPEAVLLVNPVEPQFKGEVDDKYQYSCENKDLKVHGWISQESETNPAMGFWVIIPSNEFRSGGLVKQNLTSHVGPISLAFWEDNKIDFMIFLVEFHLKGRLAKMFLSAHYAGEDIVLKLQPNEPWKKVFGPTFVYLNTLLDHEDPLDLWEDAKYKMYEEVQSWPYDFPASHDFQKSSQRGSVCGTLLVRDRYISDEYIIAQDAYIGLAPPGDAGSWQIECKGYQFWTRANEEGYFSIKNIQSGDYNLYAWVPGFIGEYWNNVVLKITSGCEINVGDIIYEPPRDGPTLWEIGIPDRSAAEFYVPDPNPKYINKLYIDHPDKFRQYGLWERYAELYPNEDLIYTIGVSEYRKDWFYAQVTRKKNDGSYQGTTWQIKFNLHDVDASGIYKLRLALANANVSELQVRVNDLKQLDPPLFTTGVIGKDNAIARHGIHGLYWLFNIDVPSLLLSKGDNTIFLTQNMAIGPLALFQGIMYDYIRLEGPGPFSSH; this comes from the exons ATGTCCTCACAAGCAGTGCAGTTGCATATCAAGGATAATCAT GTGGTTATGGACAATGGTGTAGTACAAGTGTATTTATCTAATCCGGGTGGATTTGTGACTAGAATACAATATAATGGCATTGATAATCTGCTTGAAGCTCTTAACGAAAAGAATAATAGAGG gTATTGGGATGTCGTTTGGAGTGAAGCAGGAAGTACCGGAACAACTGGGACATTTGAGCG GATCGTAGGAACAAGTTTTAATGTTATAGTGGAAACAGAAGAACAAGTGGAAGTATCATTTACAAGAATATGGGATTCATCTCTAAAGGGAAAGCAATCACCTCTAAATATAGACAAAAG GTATGTGATGCTTTGTAATTCCTCAGGCTTCTACTCATATGCTATCTTTGAACACCTAAAGGAGTGGCCTGCTTTCAACATACCTCAAATTAGGATTGTTTATAAACTTCGAAAAGACAA GTTTCATTACATGGCAGTAGGGGATAATAGACAAAGGCTAATGCCTCTCCCTGATGATCGATTACCTGGAAGAGGAGAAGAACTTGTTCCCCCAGAAGCTGTTTTGCTTGTAAATCCTGTGGAGCCTCAGTTCAAAGGAGAG GTGGATGACAAATATCAATACTCATGTGAGAACAAAGATCTTAAGGTTCATGGATGGATAAGTCAAGAATCTGAAACCAATCCAGCCATGGGGTTTTGGGTAATCATACCCAGCAATGAGTTTCGATCAGGTGGCCTTGTTAAACAGAATCTTACCTCTCATGTGGGCCCCATCAGCCTTGCA TTCTGGGAAGataacaaaattgatttcaTGATATTTTTGGTCGAGTTTCACTTGAAAGGGAGGTTGGCAAAA ATGTTTCTTAGTGCTCATTACGCAGGAGAGGATATAGTTCTTAAACTCCAGCCCAATGAGCCATGGAAAAAAGTTTTTGGGCCAACTTTTGTTTATCTTAATACCTTGTTGGATCATGAAGACCCACTAGACCTTTGGGAGGATGCCAAATATAAG ATGTACGAGGAAGTTCAAAGTTGGCCCTATGATTTTCCAGCTTCACATGATTTTCAAAAGTCTAGCCAACGGGGTAGCGTTTGTGGTACATTACTAGTTCGTGACAG GTATATAAGTGACGAGTACATAATAGCACAAGATGCATACATAGGATTGGCACCACCAGGAGATGCTGGATCTTGGCAAATAGAATGCAAG GGATACCAATTTTGGACTAGAGCAAATGAGGAAGGCTACTTTTCAATCAAGAATATACAAAGTGGGGATTACAATCTATATGCATGGGTTCCTGGTTTCATTGGAGAATATTGGAACAATGTTGTCCTCAAAATAACCTCAG GTTGTGAAATAAATGTTGGTGACATAATTTATGAGCCCCCAAGAGATGGTCCAACATTATGGGAGATTGGTATTCCTGATCGTTCAGCTGCTGAATTTTATGTTCCTGATCctaatccaaaatacataaacaaGCTATATATAGATCATCCAGACAA GTTTAGACAGTATGGTTTGTGGGAAAGATATGCAGAGCTATATCCAAATGAAGATTTGATTTACACTATTGGTGTTAGTGAGTATAGAAAAGATTGGTTCTATGCACAAGTCACCAG GAAGAAAAATGATGGCAGTTACCAAGGAACTACATGGCAAATTAAGTTCAACTTGCATGATGTGGATGCAAGTGGAATTTATAAATTACGATTGGCTCTTGCAAATGCAAATGTCTCTGAGTTACAG GTAAGAGTGAATGATCTAAAACAATTAGATCCTCCACTATTTACTACTGGGGTGATTGGGAAGGACAATGCAATTGCTAGACATGGAATTCATGGACTCTATTGGCTATTCAACATTGATGTGCCAAGTCTTCTTCTATCCAAAGGTGATAATACTATATTTCTAACACAAAATATGGCTATTGGCCCTTTGGCCCTCTTCCAAGGAATAATGTATGATTATATTCGTTTAGAAGGCCCTGGCCCTTTTTCTTCCcattaa
- the LOC101508507 gene encoding uncharacterized protein isoform X1, with translation MSSQAVQLHIKDNHVVMDNGVVQVYLSNPGGFVTRIQYNGIDNLLEALNEKNNRGYWDVVWSEAGSTGTTGTFERIVGTSFNVIVETEEQVEVSFTRIWDSSLKGKQSPLNIDKRYVMLCNSSGFYSYAIFEHLKEWPAFNIPQIRIVYKLRKDKFHYMAVGDNRQRLMPLPDDRLPGRGEELVPPEAVLLVNPVEPQFKGEVDDKYQYSCENKDLKVHGWISQESETNPAMGFWVIIPSNEFRSGGLVKQNLTSHVGPISLAEFWEDNKIDFMIFLVEFHLKGRLAKMFLSAHYAGEDIVLKLQPNEPWKKVFGPTFVYLNTLLDHEDPLDLWEDAKYKMYEEVQSWPYDFPASHDFQKSSQRGSVCGTLLVRDRYISDEYIIAQDAYIGLAPPGDAGSWQIECKGYQFWTRANEEGYFSIKNIQSGDYNLYAWVPGFIGEYWNNVVLKITSGCEINVGDIIYEPPRDGPTLWEIGIPDRSAAEFYVPDPNPKYINKLYIDHPDKFRQYGLWERYAELYPNEDLIYTIGVSEYRKDWFYAQVTRKKNDGSYQGTTWQIKFNLHDVDASGIYKLRLALANANVSELQVRVNDLKQLDPPLFTTGVIGKDNAIARHGIHGLYWLFNIDVPSLLLSKGDNTIFLTQNMAIGPLALFQGIMYDYIRLEGPGPFSSH, from the exons ATGTCCTCACAAGCAGTGCAGTTGCATATCAAGGATAATCAT GTGGTTATGGACAATGGTGTAGTACAAGTGTATTTATCTAATCCGGGTGGATTTGTGACTAGAATACAATATAATGGCATTGATAATCTGCTTGAAGCTCTTAACGAAAAGAATAATAGAGG gTATTGGGATGTCGTTTGGAGTGAAGCAGGAAGTACCGGAACAACTGGGACATTTGAGCG GATCGTAGGAACAAGTTTTAATGTTATAGTGGAAACAGAAGAACAAGTGGAAGTATCATTTACAAGAATATGGGATTCATCTCTAAAGGGAAAGCAATCACCTCTAAATATAGACAAAAG GTATGTGATGCTTTGTAATTCCTCAGGCTTCTACTCATATGCTATCTTTGAACACCTAAAGGAGTGGCCTGCTTTCAACATACCTCAAATTAGGATTGTTTATAAACTTCGAAAAGACAA GTTTCATTACATGGCAGTAGGGGATAATAGACAAAGGCTAATGCCTCTCCCTGATGATCGATTACCTGGAAGAGGAGAAGAACTTGTTCCCCCAGAAGCTGTTTTGCTTGTAAATCCTGTGGAGCCTCAGTTCAAAGGAGAG GTGGATGACAAATATCAATACTCATGTGAGAACAAAGATCTTAAGGTTCATGGATGGATAAGTCAAGAATCTGAAACCAATCCAGCCATGGGGTTTTGGGTAATCATACCCAGCAATGAGTTTCGATCAGGTGGCCTTGTTAAACAGAATCTTACCTCTCATGTGGGCCCCATCAGCCTTGCA GAGTTCTGGGAAGataacaaaattgatttcaTGATATTTTTGGTCGAGTTTCACTTGAAAGGGAGGTTGGCAAAA ATGTTTCTTAGTGCTCATTACGCAGGAGAGGATATAGTTCTTAAACTCCAGCCCAATGAGCCATGGAAAAAAGTTTTTGGGCCAACTTTTGTTTATCTTAATACCTTGTTGGATCATGAAGACCCACTAGACCTTTGGGAGGATGCCAAATATAAG ATGTACGAGGAAGTTCAAAGTTGGCCCTATGATTTTCCAGCTTCACATGATTTTCAAAAGTCTAGCCAACGGGGTAGCGTTTGTGGTACATTACTAGTTCGTGACAG GTATATAAGTGACGAGTACATAATAGCACAAGATGCATACATAGGATTGGCACCACCAGGAGATGCTGGATCTTGGCAAATAGAATGCAAG GGATACCAATTTTGGACTAGAGCAAATGAGGAAGGCTACTTTTCAATCAAGAATATACAAAGTGGGGATTACAATCTATATGCATGGGTTCCTGGTTTCATTGGAGAATATTGGAACAATGTTGTCCTCAAAATAACCTCAG GTTGTGAAATAAATGTTGGTGACATAATTTATGAGCCCCCAAGAGATGGTCCAACATTATGGGAGATTGGTATTCCTGATCGTTCAGCTGCTGAATTTTATGTTCCTGATCctaatccaaaatacataaacaaGCTATATATAGATCATCCAGACAA GTTTAGACAGTATGGTTTGTGGGAAAGATATGCAGAGCTATATCCAAATGAAGATTTGATTTACACTATTGGTGTTAGTGAGTATAGAAAAGATTGGTTCTATGCACAAGTCACCAG GAAGAAAAATGATGGCAGTTACCAAGGAACTACATGGCAAATTAAGTTCAACTTGCATGATGTGGATGCAAGTGGAATTTATAAATTACGATTGGCTCTTGCAAATGCAAATGTCTCTGAGTTACAG GTAAGAGTGAATGATCTAAAACAATTAGATCCTCCACTATTTACTACTGGGGTGATTGGGAAGGACAATGCAATTGCTAGACATGGAATTCATGGACTCTATTGGCTATTCAACATTGATGTGCCAAGTCTTCTTCTATCCAAAGGTGATAATACTATATTTCTAACACAAAATATGGCTATTGGCCCTTTGGCCCTCTTCCAAGGAATAATGTATGATTATATTCGTTTAGAAGGCCCTGGCCCTTTTTCTTCCcattaa
- the LOC101508507 gene encoding uncharacterized protein isoform X4, producing MSSQAVQLHIKDNHVVMDNGVVQVYLSNPGGFVTRIQYNGIDNLLEALNEKNNRGYWDVVWSEAGSTGTTGTFERIVGTSFNVIVETEEQVEVSFTRIWDSSLKGKQSPLNIDKRFHYMAVGDNRQRLMPLPDDRLPGRGEELVPPEAVLLVNPVEPQFKGEVDDKYQYSCENKDLKVHGWISQESETNPAMGFWVIIPSNEFRSGGLVKQNLTSHVGPISLAEFWEDNKIDFMIFLVEFHLKGRLAKMFLSAHYAGEDIVLKLQPNEPWKKVFGPTFVYLNTLLDHEDPLDLWEDAKYKMYEEVQSWPYDFPASHDFQKSSQRGSVCGTLLVRDRYISDEYIIAQDAYIGLAPPGDAGSWQIECKGYQFWTRANEEGYFSIKNIQSGDYNLYAWVPGFIGEYWNNVVLKITSGCEINVGDIIYEPPRDGPTLWEIGIPDRSAAEFYVPDPNPKYINKLYIDHPDKFRQYGLWERYAELYPNEDLIYTIGVSEYRKDWFYAQVTRKKNDGSYQGTTWQIKFNLHDVDASGIYKLRLALANANVSELQVRVNDLKQLDPPLFTTGVIGKDNAIARHGIHGLYWLFNIDVPSLLLSKGDNTIFLTQNMAIGPLALFQGIMYDYIRLEGPGPFSSH from the exons ATGTCCTCACAAGCAGTGCAGTTGCATATCAAGGATAATCAT GTGGTTATGGACAATGGTGTAGTACAAGTGTATTTATCTAATCCGGGTGGATTTGTGACTAGAATACAATATAATGGCATTGATAATCTGCTTGAAGCTCTTAACGAAAAGAATAATAGAGG gTATTGGGATGTCGTTTGGAGTGAAGCAGGAAGTACCGGAACAACTGGGACATTTGAGCG GATCGTAGGAACAAGTTTTAATGTTATAGTGGAAACAGAAGAACAAGTGGAAGTATCATTTACAAGAATATGGGATTCATCTCTAAAGGGAAAGCAATCACCTCTAAATATAGACAAAAG GTTTCATTACATGGCAGTAGGGGATAATAGACAAAGGCTAATGCCTCTCCCTGATGATCGATTACCTGGAAGAGGAGAAGAACTTGTTCCCCCAGAAGCTGTTTTGCTTGTAAATCCTGTGGAGCCTCAGTTCAAAGGAGAG GTGGATGACAAATATCAATACTCATGTGAGAACAAAGATCTTAAGGTTCATGGATGGATAAGTCAAGAATCTGAAACCAATCCAGCCATGGGGTTTTGGGTAATCATACCCAGCAATGAGTTTCGATCAGGTGGCCTTGTTAAACAGAATCTTACCTCTCATGTGGGCCCCATCAGCCTTGCA GAGTTCTGGGAAGataacaaaattgatttcaTGATATTTTTGGTCGAGTTTCACTTGAAAGGGAGGTTGGCAAAA ATGTTTCTTAGTGCTCATTACGCAGGAGAGGATATAGTTCTTAAACTCCAGCCCAATGAGCCATGGAAAAAAGTTTTTGGGCCAACTTTTGTTTATCTTAATACCTTGTTGGATCATGAAGACCCACTAGACCTTTGGGAGGATGCCAAATATAAG ATGTACGAGGAAGTTCAAAGTTGGCCCTATGATTTTCCAGCTTCACATGATTTTCAAAAGTCTAGCCAACGGGGTAGCGTTTGTGGTACATTACTAGTTCGTGACAG GTATATAAGTGACGAGTACATAATAGCACAAGATGCATACATAGGATTGGCACCACCAGGAGATGCTGGATCTTGGCAAATAGAATGCAAG GGATACCAATTTTGGACTAGAGCAAATGAGGAAGGCTACTTTTCAATCAAGAATATACAAAGTGGGGATTACAATCTATATGCATGGGTTCCTGGTTTCATTGGAGAATATTGGAACAATGTTGTCCTCAAAATAACCTCAG GTTGTGAAATAAATGTTGGTGACATAATTTATGAGCCCCCAAGAGATGGTCCAACATTATGGGAGATTGGTATTCCTGATCGTTCAGCTGCTGAATTTTATGTTCCTGATCctaatccaaaatacataaacaaGCTATATATAGATCATCCAGACAA GTTTAGACAGTATGGTTTGTGGGAAAGATATGCAGAGCTATATCCAAATGAAGATTTGATTTACACTATTGGTGTTAGTGAGTATAGAAAAGATTGGTTCTATGCACAAGTCACCAG GAAGAAAAATGATGGCAGTTACCAAGGAACTACATGGCAAATTAAGTTCAACTTGCATGATGTGGATGCAAGTGGAATTTATAAATTACGATTGGCTCTTGCAAATGCAAATGTCTCTGAGTTACAG GTAAGAGTGAATGATCTAAAACAATTAGATCCTCCACTATTTACTACTGGGGTGATTGGGAAGGACAATGCAATTGCTAGACATGGAATTCATGGACTCTATTGGCTATTCAACATTGATGTGCCAAGTCTTCTTCTATCCAAAGGTGATAATACTATATTTCTAACACAAAATATGGCTATTGGCCCTTTGGCCCTCTTCCAAGGAATAATGTATGATTATATTCGTTTAGAAGGCCCTGGCCCTTTTTCTTCCcattaa
- the LOC101508507 gene encoding uncharacterized protein isoform X5 gives MSSQAVQLHIKDNHVVMDNGVVQVYLSNPGGFVTRIQYNGIDNLLEALNEKNNRGYWDVVWSEAGSTGTTGTFERIVGTSFNVIVETEEQVEVSFTRIWDSSLKGKQSPLNIDKRYVMLCNSSGFYSYAIFEHLKEWPAFNIPQIRIVYKLRKDKFHYMAVGDNRQRLMPLPDDRLPGRGEELVPPEAVLLVNPVEPQFKGEVDDKYQYSCENKDLKVHGWISQESETNPAMGFWVIIPSNEFRSGGLVKQNLTSHVGPISLAMYEEVQSWPYDFPASHDFQKSSQRGSVCGTLLVRDRYISDEYIIAQDAYIGLAPPGDAGSWQIECKGYQFWTRANEEGYFSIKNIQSGDYNLYAWVPGFIGEYWNNVVLKITSGCEINVGDIIYEPPRDGPTLWEIGIPDRSAAEFYVPDPNPKYINKLYIDHPDKFRQYGLWERYAELYPNEDLIYTIGVSEYRKDWFYAQVTRKKNDGSYQGTTWQIKFNLHDVDASGIYKLRLALANANVSELQVRVNDLKQLDPPLFTTGVIGKDNAIARHGIHGLYWLFNIDVPSLLLSKGDNTIFLTQNMAIGPLALFQGIMYDYIRLEGPGPFSSH, from the exons ATGTCCTCACAAGCAGTGCAGTTGCATATCAAGGATAATCAT GTGGTTATGGACAATGGTGTAGTACAAGTGTATTTATCTAATCCGGGTGGATTTGTGACTAGAATACAATATAATGGCATTGATAATCTGCTTGAAGCTCTTAACGAAAAGAATAATAGAGG gTATTGGGATGTCGTTTGGAGTGAAGCAGGAAGTACCGGAACAACTGGGACATTTGAGCG GATCGTAGGAACAAGTTTTAATGTTATAGTGGAAACAGAAGAACAAGTGGAAGTATCATTTACAAGAATATGGGATTCATCTCTAAAGGGAAAGCAATCACCTCTAAATATAGACAAAAG GTATGTGATGCTTTGTAATTCCTCAGGCTTCTACTCATATGCTATCTTTGAACACCTAAAGGAGTGGCCTGCTTTCAACATACCTCAAATTAGGATTGTTTATAAACTTCGAAAAGACAA GTTTCATTACATGGCAGTAGGGGATAATAGACAAAGGCTAATGCCTCTCCCTGATGATCGATTACCTGGAAGAGGAGAAGAACTTGTTCCCCCAGAAGCTGTTTTGCTTGTAAATCCTGTGGAGCCTCAGTTCAAAGGAGAG GTGGATGACAAATATCAATACTCATGTGAGAACAAAGATCTTAAGGTTCATGGATGGATAAGTCAAGAATCTGAAACCAATCCAGCCATGGGGTTTTGGGTAATCATACCCAGCAATGAGTTTCGATCAGGTGGCCTTGTTAAACAGAATCTTACCTCTCATGTGGGCCCCATCAGCCTTGCA ATGTACGAGGAAGTTCAAAGTTGGCCCTATGATTTTCCAGCTTCACATGATTTTCAAAAGTCTAGCCAACGGGGTAGCGTTTGTGGTACATTACTAGTTCGTGACAG GTATATAAGTGACGAGTACATAATAGCACAAGATGCATACATAGGATTGGCACCACCAGGAGATGCTGGATCTTGGCAAATAGAATGCAAG GGATACCAATTTTGGACTAGAGCAAATGAGGAAGGCTACTTTTCAATCAAGAATATACAAAGTGGGGATTACAATCTATATGCATGGGTTCCTGGTTTCATTGGAGAATATTGGAACAATGTTGTCCTCAAAATAACCTCAG GTTGTGAAATAAATGTTGGTGACATAATTTATGAGCCCCCAAGAGATGGTCCAACATTATGGGAGATTGGTATTCCTGATCGTTCAGCTGCTGAATTTTATGTTCCTGATCctaatccaaaatacataaacaaGCTATATATAGATCATCCAGACAA GTTTAGACAGTATGGTTTGTGGGAAAGATATGCAGAGCTATATCCAAATGAAGATTTGATTTACACTATTGGTGTTAGTGAGTATAGAAAAGATTGGTTCTATGCACAAGTCACCAG GAAGAAAAATGATGGCAGTTACCAAGGAACTACATGGCAAATTAAGTTCAACTTGCATGATGTGGATGCAAGTGGAATTTATAAATTACGATTGGCTCTTGCAAATGCAAATGTCTCTGAGTTACAG GTAAGAGTGAATGATCTAAAACAATTAGATCCTCCACTATTTACTACTGGGGTGATTGGGAAGGACAATGCAATTGCTAGACATGGAATTCATGGACTCTATTGGCTATTCAACATTGATGTGCCAAGTCTTCTTCTATCCAAAGGTGATAATACTATATTTCTAACACAAAATATGGCTATTGGCCCTTTGGCCCTCTTCCAAGGAATAATGTATGATTATATTCGTTTAGAAGGCCCTGGCCCTTTTTCTTCCcattaa
- the LOC101509037 gene encoding uncharacterized protein, whose product MEAMLSHATGICSHCKRPIPAANIDLHYAYCFRNLRKCKLCDDMIPKTIAEHHYLTTHAPVTCSLCSEIVGRDVIDIHKGENCPRRIVTCDFCEFPLPAIDLAEHQEVCGNRTELCHLCNKYVRLREQYNHEVRCNGVQDSAAAVGSSRNVREVERGEGVRRRRQQNEFSTKRLLFTIAITGIAVILGSIFLQKKADPSDLH is encoded by the exons ATGGAAGCTATGTTGAGTCACGCAACTGGGATATGTTCTCACTG taaACGACCTATCCCTGCTGCAAATATTGATTTGCATTATGCTTATTGTTTCCGGAACCTTCGAAAATGCAAACTTTGCGATGATATGATTCCCAAAACAATTGCAGAGCATCACTATTTAACCACTCATGCGCCA GTAACCTGTTCATTGTGCAGTGAGATAGTGGGTCGTGATGTCATAGATATCCATAAAGGTGAAAATTGCCCTAGAAGGATTGTCACTTGTGACTTCTGTGAATTCCCATTGCCAGCAATTGATCTAGCTGAGCATCAG GAAGTATGCGGGAATCGAACAGAACTTTGTCACCTTTGTAACAAATATGTTAGACTTCGTGAGCAATACAATCATGAAGTTAGGTGCAATGGCGTTCAAGATAGCGCTGCCGCTGTCGGCTCTTCAAG GAATGTGAGGGAAGTTGAAAGAGGCGAAGGTGTCCGACGACGAAGGCAGCAGAATGAGTTCTCAACTAAACGTCTTCTTTTCACAATAGCCATCACCGGTATTGCTGTTATATTGGGATCCATTTTCCTACAGAAAAAGGCAGATCCCAGTGATCTGCATTAG